The Maridesulfovibrio hydrothermalis AM13 = DSM 14728 DNA window CTGGTTGATTCCACCTGCTTATCGCCGAGGATTTCAGTTACCTGACTGTTCCATATAATTTCAATCCCTTCTTTTTTAACAGAATCCTGTAGAACCTGCTCTGCTCTCAATTTATCACCGCGATATACAATGGTGGTTTCAACACCGAGATGTTTCAGATGCAAGGCATCGGTAAGGGCGGTATTTCCTCCACCAACCACGATTGCTTTGCCGCCGCGATAGAAATTTCCGTCACAGGTTGCGCAGTAACTTACCCCGTGTCCGTAGAACTTATCTTCACCGGGAACGCCGAGCATGCGGACTTTAACACCGGTCGCCAGCAGCACGCCTTTGGCCCGGTAGTTTTTTTCGTCAGTGAGTATCTCGATTTTTTCCCCGTATTTCACATCCTGTACTTCAGTGAATTGATTAATATCAGTGTATTGGCGGGCATGTGTACCGAGGATTTCAACCAGTTCGAATCCCTGAATATTGGGGAATCCGGGGTAGTTTTCAACTTTGGGGGTTAACGCGATCTGTCCGCCAACTCCTTGTTTTTCGAGGATAATACAACTAAGACCGCTTCGTTTGGCGTAAATTCCGGCACTCATGCCGGCAGGTCCGCCTCCGATGATGACGAGGTCTATATCTTCAAATTCTTTTTCTTCGGGATGTTGCTTTTTTTCGCGTTGCTCAGCGAGAATGTCATCAAGCGGCTTGAGAAAACGGAGCTGAGCCATGAATTTTTCTTCAGGCTCAAGTCCAGTAAAAGTTACTGCATCATTAATATCTGTATGCGGCACAGAACCTACGTTGTATTTCTGGGCCATTTCAACGTTATCCAGAGTGGAAACGCACCATGCAGCAACTTTGTCCGCTCTGGCGATAGCGGCTTTAAAGGCATTAACAGCCTGTCCCGGGCAATACGGGCAGCTCGGGCTTGAGAAAATTTTGATCATCCGGTCTTCTTCAAGGTCGGAGAGAATTTCTTTGGTGCTTTCTGAAATTCCATCGATGCCTTTCGATGCCAGATTCAACGCTTCTACAAGAGCGCGTCCCTCTTCGCCGGCGGGTGCGCCGAGAAAGCGGATATCGTATTGATCAGGTTCAATCAGCACGGTAGGCGAAGCAATGATGTTGCGTCTGCTGCCCATCTCGCTTTCCACATCGAATTCTTTAAGTTCGATTTTGTCCGTCAGCACATTCATCGCCCGGCAGATATTCATGGCAAAATCATTGTATTCATTGTGCATCCCTTTCTGGGTATAGACTTCTATGGTGACGTTTTTTTTGAATCCGGCAAACAATTTCAACAAGTATTTGCGGCTATCGTCAGGAAAAAAGTTCTGATATTTTTCTTCGGCTGTAAGTGAACTCATATTAATGATCTCCTTTCGGCTACGGCAGATCGGCCTGCTTCCGGCGGCCCTGCTGGGAAGCAGATGGCTTTGACGGTTCTGGACCTTTCCGAAGCCTTTAACGGGGTGTGAAAGTTTATCTCTTTCTGAAGTCTGAGTGTGCTCAGGAACGTTACTTTATAAAGTTAACTTATTTTGAAGCTTCGGGAAAGGATAGTTTTATAAAAATACTTCCTGATGCTGAAGTTATATGCTTTTAACATCAACAGTTATCAAAAGCTGTTATGGAACGACAAATTTAAGAGGAAGGTCGGCAGGATATCTTAAAGGAAGGTTCATCGCTGAATCTGACTATCTCAGGGGTAATTCCGATAGTGGCGTAGGACTCCTTTAAAGATCCTTTGTGGCCCCATAGTTCTCCAGAGTATTTACGGGGAATACGGATCTGTTCCGGACCTGCTCCCAGTTCTTTGATGCGGGAAAACAGGTACAGATATAAAGCCCTTGAGCGGATTGACTGGCCTAATGCAGGGTGCACCGGTCCTGCTATGATGTTTTCATTCAAGCCTTCCTCAGAAGCTACGCCTATGCGGATGACATGAATATTGTTTTTCCAGAGATCAAGCAGGGCGGAGGACAACTCTTTTTCGGTTTTTGCCAATGACCACGGCCTGTATTTTCCGGCTTTGTATAATTTCTCCAGAGCTGTACCTTTGACGGTCAGGCAGGGATAGATTCTTACTGCGTCAGGTTTTAGTCTGATAGTCTCATTGATGTCGTGCTGGAAATCGCCGCTCTTTGAACCGGGCAGTCCCGGAAGGAGCTGGATACCCAGTGATAGCCCTGCATTACGAACGGCTGTGCAGGCTTGGACAGCTGTTTCAGGAGCGTAGTTACGTGCGGAGCGTTTCAGGGTGTATGCGGAAAAGCTTTGAATGCCCAGCTCAATCATATCAAGACCGTTTTCTTTAAGCAGTGCAATGTCTTTTTCATTGATGCAGTCCGGCCTTGTAGAGCATCTTACTTTTGTAATGTAGCCGTTTTTCTTATGCTGCGCGGTCAGATCGATAAATTTACGCTGCCACTCAAAAGGTAATGCAGTGAACGTCCCACCGAAAAAGGCCAGCTCTAATGGATTGCGTTTTTTTATCGCAAAAAAAGCAGGAATTTCTTCTTTAATAGCTTGATATATTTCGCTTAATGTCTTAGCTCCTGTCCCTGTTTGCCTGTTCTGAGAGCAGTAGACACATCGCGAAGGGCAGCCCATAAAAGGCATGAATACAGGCCAGATGCGCGTCTTTTTGTGTTCCGGTTCCGGATGATTGAAAGTCGTGATGTTCATTTTTTCATGGATTCCATGTAGAAAATAACTCAAACCAAGTCTTTATTTAATAAATTAGCTTGATTAAAAAAACATGGTCGGGTAAATATTATGTAAAACTGTCTTTTTAATCTCTTTAAGTGTTCTGAGAACGTTTAAGACTATTTAATGCAACATGCAACAAGAGTACATCAATACTGTTTACAATGAATAATCAAGATTGCATTTTCTGTAAGATTGTGGCGGGGGAAATACCCTGTTTTAAAATCTGTGAAACAGATAATATACTGACTTTTCTTGACATCGGGCCTGTGAATAAAGGGCATGCCCTTGTTATTCCTAAGGTTCATTATGAAAATATCTGGGATCTTCCATCAGAGCTTGGACAAGAGATTCTTTCTACAGCCCAGACAGCCGGTGATGCCATAATGAAGGCAACCGGAGCTGATGGACTTAATGTTATTATGAATAACAATAAAGCTGCCGGACAGCTGGTTTTTCATGCCCACTTTCATCTGATTCCCCGTTTCAATGAAGATGGGTTTCAGCATTGGGATCAGAAAGAATACGACAATATGGATGAAGCACAAGTTCTTGCTCAAAAGATAGAAAAGATGATAACCGGAATAAATTAATAGCAATTTATTCTTTACGATAACGCCTTACCTGATTTGCCGCCTGCCGGATTATCCAGCAGCGGATAAACTTTATAACCCGCCGCCCCTGACCTCAGGGCCGGGGACAACGGAGGAAAGGAAATGGCTAACGAGACTCTCACAAAAGCCAGCGTTGTTGATTACATCTATGAGAAAACCGATCGTAACAGAGCTGAAATCAAAGAATTGGTTGAATCCATTCTTGATATTATGAAGCAGGCTGTGAAAAGAGATCACGCTATGCTGATCAGCGGTTTCGGTAAATTTGAAGCTTACGACAAAAATGCTCGTAAAGGACGCAACCCGCAGACAAATGAAGCAATTACTTTGCCGGCGCGCAAAGTTGTTGTTTTCAGACTTTCCCGCAAGTTCAGATCTGAGCTTAACGATAGTTTGAACTCATAGAAATTGCTTGCCAGTCAGGCTGTCTATCTGAATTAGCTGTTATTTAGAAATAGTTAGGGATCTGAGCTTATACTCGGATCCCTGAACCTGTTTGTTTTTAACATCTCTCATTCGTTTATGTGGATATGCCGGCTAGAGTGCGACAACAAAAAAACGGTTCCAAAGCAGCAGGCTTGGAACCGTTTTTATTGAGATATTGTTTTTTGTAAATATTAATTATTTACTGGGTAACAATAAACATCTCACCGAATTCGCTGGCAAGGCTGTTCATTGCATCTTCAGCTTCCGGGATGTTGTAAAAATATCCGGCTTGAACGCGCATGTATTTTTTGCCGTTTACACTTACCTCCACCATGCGGGATTCATTATATCCCTGAGCGCGCAGAGATTCCAGAATTGCTGTTGCCCGGTCATGCTCAGTGAATGATCCGACCTGAATAAAGTAGTGCTCCTGAGCTGTGGCAGCTTCAGTGATAATGATTTCTTCAACTTCCGGCGCAGCTTCAACTGTTTTGGAGACAACCGTTTCTTCAGACGGTGCTGCTGTATCAGATACAATTTCAGTATCAGTGACGGGTTCTACATTTACATCATCAATGGCCCGCAGTTCAACCGGGGTGAGACCTTTGTTGATGATTCCCAGCTTTGACGCTGCGGCATACGATAAATCAATGATGCGCAGATCTGGATCGGCAAAAGGTCCGCGGTCATTGACGCGAACAATTACTTTACGTCCGCTGTCGCGGTCGGTGACTTCAAGCATGCTGCCCATTGGCAGTGTACGGTGAGCCGCGGTCATGGCGTACATATTATATGTTTCACCGTTGGCAGTGCTTTTTCCGTGAAAGTCGTCTCCGTACCATGATGCCAAACCTTGCGCTTTATATCCTTTTGAACTCAAGTGGGGAACATAACTTTGTCCGAGCACGGTGTATGGATCTGTTTTGAGTACAGGTTTGACCGTATCGGGAGAATCTTGCTTTTGAAATTTGTGGTGCTTAACAGGCGGAGTGGAGTAAACTCTTTTTTTTGCACAACCCGCTGAAAAAATAAGCAATAGAGCTGAAATCAGTATTACGAATCTAGACATGAAAACCTCCAGTATACCGAAAATATATTACTGCATATCTTAATTAAAAGACTATGATCACCCTTTCATAGTTGCTGGATTGTATAATGTCCAGTTGACAAGGCTGCAACTGGGCGCACATATCCGGCCGGCCCATGCAAGAGTTTTCGTTCGTGAAAAGCAGACCCGTCACCCTGTTTTTCGGGAGAGATCTTGAAAGTGGCCAGATTTATGTGGATTTTCCAGGGATGATAACAAAAGAAATCCCGTCCTCCTTGGGCAAGGAGGACGGGATTTAATACTGATTTTTACTTGTATTTCTACAGGTAACCGAGTGCAGCTTTCATTTCACCGGGAATAACTGCGTCCTGCTGAGGCTCAAGAGCCTTCCAGGATGCACCGGCCTGCTTGCGTGAATCTTTAAGTTCTTCAAGGCTGAAGCCGTCACGTGGAACTTCAAGGCTCTGACCTGCGTAGATGAGGTCAGGGTTTTTGATCTGATCTCTGTTTGCTTTGTAGATCAGGGGCCACATGAAGGGATCATTATAAATCTGCTGATATTCAGCAATCCACCAGAGGCATTCGCCTTTGGTTACTACGTGAGCAGTAGGAAGAGTCCTGTACTCGCTTTCGTAGATTTCCATAGGGGTTGGAGGAACAACTTCCTCTACTACCGGTTCTTCTTCAACAACTACAACTTCAGTTTCTTCAACAACCACAACCTCATCCTGAGGAATAGGCTTTTTGGCACATCCCCATGCGAACATCAGGCTGAAGGCAACTGCGAGCCAGATAAGTTTTTTCATTTCAAGGCCTCCTCACATTAGAAAATTTTACTGGATACCCATTTTTTCAACAAGTTATACTTTAACTCTTTTTGACCAGTTATCAACTATTTCTTTTTCTTGCAACACTTTGGGGTTTTTAGGGTTCAATTTATATGCCTGTCTGGTTGCATGTACCGCATTATCCATCCATCCCCCCATTCTGAGGCTTCTGGAGGCAAGAACATAAAGCATTTCAGGCTCATCGCCATAAATAGTGTCTACAAGGACTTCGTACTCTTCTCTGAAAACCTCCCGGATGAGCGGGCTTTGTGAGTAGAGCAGCCGTCCTACAAGTGAATTATCGCTGTGATTACTGAGGTATATGGGGAAAAGTTTACGGCATCTGGATATAATAAATCTGATGCGGCTGATTTCACGTTCCAT harbors:
- a CDS encoding integration host factor subunit alpha is translated as MANETLTKASVVDYIYEKTDRNRAEIKELVESILDIMKQAVKRDHAMLISGFGKFEAYDKNARKGRNPQTNEAITLPARKVVVFRLSRKFRSELNDSLNS
- a CDS encoding FAD-dependent oxidoreductase — protein: MSSLTAEEKYQNFFPDDSRKYLLKLFAGFKKNVTIEVYTQKGMHNEYNDFAMNICRAMNVLTDKIELKEFDVESEMGSRRNIIASPTVLIEPDQYDIRFLGAPAGEEGRALVEALNLASKGIDGISESTKEILSDLEEDRMIKIFSSPSCPYCPGQAVNAFKAAIARADKVAAWCVSTLDNVEMAQKYNVGSVPHTDINDAVTFTGLEPEEKFMAQLRFLKPLDDILAEQREKKQHPEEKEFEDIDLVIIGGGPAGMSAGIYAKRSGLSCIILEKQGVGGQIALTPKVENYPGFPNIQGFELVEILGTHARQYTDINQFTEVQDVKYGEKIEILTDEKNYRAKGVLLATGVKVRMLGVPGEDKFYGHGVSYCATCDGNFYRGGKAIVVGGGNTALTDALHLKHLGVETTIVYRGDKLRAEQVLQDSVKKEGIEIIWNSQVTEILGDKQVESTRLLNKDGTETIKKTDVVFVAIGHTANTALAEKLGVKLRSDGFIQVDPAQRTSVERIYAAGDVTGGVRQIITATGQGAAAALTAFDDFTRLYSPSSENTKNVW
- a CDS encoding elongator complex protein 3, whose protein sequence is MNITTFNHPEPEHKKTRIWPVFMPFMGCPSRCVYCSQNRQTGTGAKTLSEIYQAIKEEIPAFFAIKKRNPLELAFFGGTFTALPFEWQRKFIDLTAQHKKNGYITKVRCSTRPDCINEKDIALLKENGLDMIELGIQSFSAYTLKRSARNYAPETAVQACTAVRNAGLSLGIQLLPGLPGSKSGDFQHDINETIRLKPDAVRIYPCLTVKGTALEKLYKAGKYRPWSLAKTEKELSSALLDLWKNNIHVIRIGVASEEGLNENIIAGPVHPALGQSIRSRALYLYLFSRIKELGAGPEQIRIPRKYSGELWGHKGSLKESYATIGITPEIVRFSDEPSFKISCRPSS
- a CDS encoding septal ring lytic transglycosylase RlpA family protein, which gives rise to MSRFVILISALLLIFSAGCAKKRVYSTPPVKHHKFQKQDSPDTVKPVLKTDPYTVLGQSYVPHLSSKGYKAQGLASWYGDDFHGKSTANGETYNMYAMTAAHRTLPMGSMLEVTDRDSGRKVIVRVNDRGPFADPDLRIIDLSYAAASKLGIINKGLTPVELRAIDDVNVEPVTDTEIVSDTAAPSEETVVSKTVEAAPEVEEIIITEAATAQEHYFIQVGSFTEHDRATAILESLRAQGYNESRMVEVSVNGKKYMRVQAGYFYNIPEAEDAMNSLASEFGEMFIVTQ
- a CDS encoding LysM peptidoglycan-binding domain-containing protein gives rise to the protein MKKLIWLAVAFSLMFAWGCAKKPIPQDEVVVVEETEVVVVEEEPVVEEVVPPTPMEIYESEYRTLPTAHVVTKGECLWWIAEYQQIYNDPFMWPLIYKANRDQIKNPDLIYAGQSLEVPRDGFSLEELKDSRKQAGASWKALEPQQDAVIPGEMKAALGYL
- a CDS encoding HIT family protein produces the protein MNNQDCIFCKIVAGEIPCFKICETDNILTFLDIGPVNKGHALVIPKVHYENIWDLPSELGQEILSTAQTAGDAIMKATGADGLNVIMNNNKAAGQLVFHAHFHLIPRFNEDGFQHWDQKEYDNMDEAQVLAQKIEKMITGIN